From a single Arthrobacter sp. SLBN-112 genomic region:
- a CDS encoding mechanosensitive ion channel family protein, with amino-acid sequence MVSMLSILPPANTQPDGISVPGIVISLGIGVAVWLVATFIISRITRRIAAGSNFFKKPMFKWVAPAIRALDHERRVQRAETIGSLLNSVVGVLVVIITGMYVLQNLDIDITPLLTSVGILGVAIGFGAQQLIRDFLAGIFITIEDQYGIGDIIETSEVVGVVESMGLRITRVRSDDGAIWYLRNGEILRVGNRSQGRYVPLHESDDGTTDQGSAHVDTKKTDQKAGE; translated from the coding sequence ATGGTCAGCATGTTGTCCATCCTTCCCCCTGCCAACACCCAGCCGGACGGCATCAGCGTCCCGGGCATCGTGATCAGCCTCGGCATCGGCGTCGCCGTCTGGCTGGTAGCCACCTTCATCATCTCCCGCATCACCAGGCGCATCGCTGCCGGAAGCAATTTCTTCAAAAAGCCCATGTTTAAATGGGTGGCGCCGGCCATCCGCGCCCTGGACCATGAGCGGCGGGTGCAGCGCGCCGAAACCATCGGTTCGCTGCTGAACAGCGTGGTGGGCGTGCTGGTGGTGATCATCACCGGAATGTACGTGCTGCAGAACCTGGACATCGACATCACTCCGCTGCTGACCAGCGTGGGCATCCTGGGTGTTGCCATTGGCTTCGGCGCCCAGCAGCTGATCCGCGACTTCCTGGCCGGCATTTTCATTACCATAGAAGACCAGTACGGGATCGGCGACATCATCGAAACCAGCGAGGTGGTGGGCGTGGTGGAGTCCATGGGTTTGCGGATCACCCGCGTCCGCTCCGACGACGGCGCCATCTGGTACCTGCGCAACGGCGAGATCCTCCGGGTGGGCAACCGCTCGCAGGGACGGTACGTTCCGCTGCACGAGTCCGACGACGGGACCACCGACCAGGGCTCGGCCCATGTTGATACCAAGAAGACAGACCAGAAAGCCGGGGAATAG
- a CDS encoding globin, with protein sequence MSLPIEPRPGQRPQLIQNDPFSKPGYTDSFYDAVGGHETFVKLIDVFYDGVATDPLLRRMYPEEDLAPAKRRFLMFLEQYWGGPTTYGEERGHPRLRMRHMPFKVTPEAKDRWLFHMRTAVDALELPPLYEGTLWEYMERAALSMVNSASED encoded by the coding sequence ATGTCGCTTCCCATCGAACCGCGCCCGGGGCAGCGGCCCCAGTTGATTCAGAACGACCCCTTCAGCAAGCCAGGCTACACCGACAGCTTCTATGACGCGGTGGGCGGCCACGAGACGTTCGTGAAGCTCATCGATGTCTTTTACGACGGCGTGGCCACGGATCCGCTGCTCCGGCGGATGTATCCGGAGGAGGACCTGGCCCCGGCAAAGCGCCGCTTCCTGATGTTCCTGGAGCAGTATTGGGGCGGGCCCACAACCTATGGCGAGGAGCGCGGACACCCGCGCCTGCGCATGCGGCATATGCCGTTCAAGGTGACGCCCGAGGCCAAGGACCGCTGGCTGTTCCACATGCGCACGGCCGTGGACGCCCTGGAGCTGCCACCGCTGTACGAGGGCACGTTGTGGGAGTACATGGAGCGGGCGGCGCTGTCCATGGTAAACAGCGCTTCAGAGGACTGA